In Mustela lutreola isolate mMusLut2 chromosome 1, mMusLut2.pri, whole genome shotgun sequence, one genomic interval encodes:
- the LOC131822701 gene encoding olfactory receptor 5AN1-like has protein sequence MTGGGNITQITYFILLGFSDFPRILTVLFVVFLLIYILTLTWNLCLIILIRMDSHLHTPMYFFLSNLSFIDICYVTSIAPKMLSNFFQEQQTITFVGCVVQYFVFATMGLSESCLMTAMAYDRYSAICNPLLYSTIMSPTLCIRMVLGSYLAGLSASISQLCTMFQLHFCGPNVIKHFFCDMPQLIILSCNDTFFVQLLIAILAMVFGIINALIIMISYGYIVMSIMKITSAKGRSKAFNTCASHLTAVSLFYTSTAYVYLSSSSGGSSSFDRFASVFYTVVIPMLNPLIYSLRNKEIKDALKRLQKKRWFC, from the coding sequence ATGACTGGGGGAGGAAATATTACACAGATCACCTATTTCATCCTTTTGGGATTCTCTGATTTTCCCAGAATCCTAACAGTGCTCTTTGTTGTATTCCTGCTGATCTACATTTTGACTCTGACTTGGAACCTGTGCCTCATCATCTTAATAAGGATGGACTCTCAtctccacacacccatgtacttcttcctcagtAATCTGTCCTTCATAGACATCTGCTATGTGACCTCTATAGCTCCCAAGATGCTCTCCAACTTTTTCCAAGAGCAGCAGACCATCACCTTTGTGGGTTGTGTTGTTCAGTACTTTGTCTTTGCAACCATGGGACTGAGTGAGTCTTGTCTCATGACAGCCATGGCTTATGACCGATATAGTGCCATTTGCAATCCACTTCTCTATTCAACCATCATGTCACCCACCCTCTGTATTCGGATGGTGCTGGGATCCTATTTGGCTGGACTCTCTGCTTCTATATCCCAGTTGTGTACCATGTTTCAGCTCCACTTTTGTGGGCCTAATGTCATCAAGCACTTCTTCTGTGACATGCCCCAACTGATAATCCTGTCGTGCAATGATACTTTCTTTGTGCAACTGTTGATTGCTATATTAGCAATGGTCTTTGGGATAATAAATGCCCTCATTATCATGATATCCTATGGCTATATTGTTATGTCCATCATGAAGATCACTTCAGCTAAAGGCAGGTCCAAAGCGTTCAACACTTGTGCTTCTCATCTGACAGCAGTTTCCCTCTTCTATACTTCAACTGCCTATGTCTATTTGAGTTCCAGCTCTGGCGGTTCCTCCAGTTTTGACAGATTTGCATCAGTATTCTACACTGTGGTTATTCCGATGTTGAATCCCTTGATTTACAGTCTGAGGAACAAGGAAATCAAAGATGCCTTGAAGAGATTACAAAAGAAGAGATGGTTCTGCTGA